One segment of Meriones unguiculatus strain TT.TT164.6M chromosome 3, Bangor_MerUng_6.1, whole genome shotgun sequence DNA contains the following:
- the LOC110542539 gene encoding olfactory receptor 2A14-like: MRNNETWITEVTLLGFQADPAVEWFLFVLFSLFYSFTLLGNGVILAIICLDHKLHTPMYFFLSHLAIVDMSYASNNVPKMLANLVIQRKTISFIPCIMQTFLYLAFAHIECLILVVMSYDRFVAICHPLHYTVTMSWRVCTILAAVSWIFSFLLALVHLVLILRLPFCGPHEINHFFCEILSVLKLACADTTLNQVVIFAACVFILVGPLCLVLISYTRILVAILRIQSGEGRRKAFSTCSSHLCVVGLFFGSAIIMYMAPKSHHPETQQKILSLFYSLFNPMLNPLIYSLRNAEVKGALRRVLWKERVA, translated from the coding sequence ATGAGAAACAATGAGACGTGGATCACAGAGGTCACTCTACTTGGATTCCAAGCTGATCCAGCTGTGGAATGGTTCCTCTTtgtgcttttctctcttttttattcctTTACACTTTTGGGGAATGGGGTTATCCTTGCAATAATATGCCTGGACCACAAACTTCACACCCCCATGTACTTTTTCCTCTCCCATCTGGCCATTGTTGACATGTCTTATGCTTCCAACAATGTCCCCAAGATGCTGGCCAATCTTGTGATTCAAAGAAAAACCATCTCCTTTATACCATGCATAATGCAAACATTCTTGTATTTGGCTTTTGCTCACATAGAGTGCCTGATTTTAGTGGTGATGTCCTATGATCGATTTGTGGCTATATGTCACCCCCTACACTACACTGTCACCATGAGCTGGAGAGTGTGTACCATCCTGGCTGCTGTTTCCTGGATATTTAGCTTTCTCCTGGCACTGGTCCATTTAGTTCTCATCCTGAGGCTGCCCTTCTGTGGACCTCATGAAATCAACCACTTCTTCTGTGAAATCCTGTCTGTCCTCAAGCTGGCCTGTGCTGACACAACACTCAACCAAGTTGTCATCTTTGCCGCCTGTGTGTTCATCTTAGTGGGACCACTGTGCTTAGTTCTGATCTCCTACACTCGCATCCTGGTGGCCATTCTAAGGATCCAGTCAGGGGAGGGACGCAGAAAGGCCTTCTCCACCTGCTCCTCCCACCTCTGTGTGGTTGGGCTCTTCTTTGGCAGCGCCATCATTATGTACATGGCCCCCAAGTCCCATCACCCTGAAACACAGCAGAAGATCCTTTCTCTGTTTTACAGCCTTTTCAACCCCATGCTGAACCCCCTGATCTACAGCCTGAGGAACGCTGAGGTCAAGGGTGCCCTGAGAAGAGTactgtggaaggagagagtaGCATGA